In Erigeron canadensis isolate Cc75 chromosome 8, C_canadensis_v1, whole genome shotgun sequence, the DNA window CGTGTACATATGGTTCCTAGCATGCCACGTTAACCCAAACAATTGTTGGGCGAGCCGACTTGTTCGTTTGGATATGGCCATATTAAATACCTTTTACTTGAAAAGTGTGCCGACCGAACATGCAAAAGACTACCGATGGCAATAGTCTAATAGAAGAGGGGAACGTGGGAAAAAGAGCGCACGATATTGATAACCATTCCCCGAAATTGGTGTATAATGACTCATTACCTACTTTTAATATTGATTAACTGCTATTTTTTTAACCAGCAAGTGTTTTTTATAATCATAGTCATTATCCACCCCTAAATACATCCAACCAAGCACCCCTTAAAAGTATTTAATGAGatcatatattttcatataaattaaaaaaacatgctAAAATGGAAAATTTTAACTTGTTTAATGTTTATTAACTACGAATTTAAGctataaaaaaactttttaattaatttaatcttAACAAATGCCTACATGACACTAGTTAAAAAAATCCGAGATAAATATACAATTAAGCTATAGGGACCTTATCTTAAATATCGAAAATAGTTAAGCCAAGTCTAAAACTATCAGATATCTTCCGGGacacacttttaaaaaaatcctcACCACCCGACCCGAACCCGAATTAATAGTAGATCCATTATCCGATTTTGTTCTTATAAAACCCTAACATCGGACCACTTCactcaccatatatatatatattccctcTCTCGTTCATCTTCCCCCAAATTCGAGCGGGAAAATTACGCAAACAACTCACACACAGAgttagttaattatttattttaaaaaaatggtaaatatgATGGATCAAGATCAACAATGGCTGATAAACTCACTGAGTGCTACTCTTGATACTAATCAACAAGCCAGATCTTTTGCTGAAGCTTCTTTAAACCAGGCTTCACTTCAACCtggtatatctatatctatatacttatATCTATATGTGTTTTTGAAAGTCTTTTCTATTACTGCTACAGCTTTTTATGTGTTACACTGTGTGTTGACCTGTTTTCTCActatttgtgtgtgtgagtaGTTAGAGGTTCATTTGAGAACTTTGAAACTTATAAGTTAAGTGTTGTGTAACATTTGATTAAGAGTGTGCACTTACAAAGGTTCAAGTGagaacaaataaaaaaaccggaaaaataaaataaagttaggTTTTTATCTCTTGAAattgaatttgttcacattccGGAGTCCGGACtatgaataaattaataacatttGGCTTTAGATGTtttcaactattttttttattttatttacgtAAGATAAGTAATCATGTTAGGGGATTTAGGAGTGCCATAGCTACTTTGTAACTTAGGCAGTTATCTTAGATGTAGGCATTACCCGCTTATACGCTCCAATGACTTACTTGCACCTTTTAGGGGCTTTAGGAGCAGTGTCCTTGCTAGCTAGGCTACCTAAGCTACTCTGTTTCATTGGTTGATTAGCACCCTTTATTATTAATGGGCCCATTGGGCCGCAGGACTCCCTAGATATCTTCTACTTATAGGAGGTTATGTTTTATAATGCGTCTATATTGATGTTTTATATGTTCAAATGGGTTACTATTTACTATTGTATTTTTGGGTTTGCGCTTATCTCATCTGCTCTTAATGTAGTCAGGTAATATGTGGCtgatatgtatgtttattaccCCCTTTTActctttcttgattttttgtgtttggccggaggtccttatggaagcagtctctctaccttctAGGTAGGGgcaagactgtctacatctcacctcccccataccccaaTGCAAGGATTGGGTCTTGTTGTTGTATATAACTCGCAAAAGTTCTTGAAAAAAAGGTTTCTCTCATGAACTTCCACTATACACATATATTCTTTCTCGTCGTTTGAAGTTGGAAAGTAGGGAACATGAGTCCTACTTCTGATTcataaatttttgtttattgtgccgattttgtaatttatttggtaagtattatttagtttataaaGGACGATGATTGTTGCTGAAATTTTTTGAAGGTTTTGGAAGTGCTTTATCAAAGATTGCTGCTAACAGGGGTCTTCCTTTAGGATCTCGCCAAATATCCTTTCGTCGTTGTAGAAAAAAGTTGTACAACGTCTTTTTCTTTATGGACTTTGTGCACCAAATCTAACTGTTTATCAAAGTAAATACACTATTCATTACTATTAGATTTTTAGTTCGTCATGTTATGTAATTGTGTGTattcaacttttaaaaaatttaatagtaATGAATACTGTATTTACTTTGATAAACAGTTAAACACCATAGATGTTTGGTAGTCTGACACACACGATAGAAAAATGTGAAAGCTGTTTACATATTATTGTACTTGGACTTTTTATTGGATCAGTTATATAAGTTCGGTCTCACATTGTGCTTTAATAAGCAAAAATGGAATTATGAGGATTTCTCTTGTAATATATGTTCTGCATTGTTACCATTGTGAGATTTAACATACTGTTACTTAGCTGCGGTTCTACTAAAACagtttgttaagaaacactggCAGGAGGACGAGGATGGTTTTGAACATCCTGTTGTTTCAGTTGAGGAAAAGGTAACCTTTTTCACCCTTTTTACCTCTGAATGTTCTGCGCATGCTCTcttattacatatttttcttgttatttttatataaaattgaactattatgagtttttttttcttcccgaGCCTACATTATCTGCGAGTCCAATATTCCTAATATTATTACTTGCATTATCAGGCAGTTATACGTGGTCTTTTGTTGCTCTCACTGGACGACCCGCATAGAAAAATCTGCACAGCTATTAGTATGGCTGTAGCATCAGTTGCACACCATGATTGGCCAGATGAATGGCCTGACTTATTTCCGTTTTTGATGAAGTTAATTAATGATCAAAGTAATACAAACGCAGGTACTTTTCTTTTCCATCTTGCTTTATCAAGAAACTTGATTTTTTCATTTATCGCTATATTGCTGTATTTCTGGATAAAGTTTGTCTCTGGTTATCGTTTCGAGGAATAATTGTGTTCTCTAAGTGTACAAATATAAACATTCTAATAGTATGCCATTATTTTTGAAGATAAGAGACCTAGAAAGTGCTCATTTTCATAAAATTGTAGcaaatttttgttcaatggtGAGTTTAAAGATTCAGTAACGAAGAACGAATACGCTTGATCTGATAGGATGAAATGACATTTCCTTTTGTTGAAGAAATTTTTCTATGGATATATTGACTAATGAATGCAATAGTATTCATTTTGTAAGTATtagttaataaatttaaatagtaATTTGGTACTTTTCAATTGGGTTTAGTTTATTCGCTTCTTGATATTCCACAATACCATCCTGTATATTATACTAGCGTAAGAATACTTGATGCCCCACCTGTTCTTGGAACTTATTATATTTTCACTAATTCATACCTGATGCATTTAGCGTAAATTCTTGAAATTTTCCAGTGAATGGGGCTCTTAGATGTTTGGCTCTCGTCTGTGCGGATTTGGATGATAAACTGGTGCCTAGAATAATACCAGTATTGTTCCCTTGCTTGCATGCTATTGTTTCATCACCTCAGGTCAACTTTTTTGTCATGAAAAGCTTTCTTCTTCTAATCGTACACACATGATGCTTAGCACTCAGCAGTATCAGTTGTAATACATATGGATTATTATCATGGTCTAAATTCATCCTATTACTTCAACTTGGAGCTGCTGTCTTCAGTCTTTATTCAATATAGGGTTGTTTTTTGTGCTCCACTAAACAAAGTTTGCTTGGTTATGTTTAATACCAAGTTACTGACTACCTACTAATCATCAATATGACATGCACAAAGAACAAAAGCATAGTGACCTATCTAAGGATATTGAACAAGCTTCACGCATCTAGAAACACAATATCTTTCTcttgtttattttttcattacttatcttatatatttttttaaccttgCTATTATGGAAAAAGgtgtttttatagtttttacttttgtcctttatgtaaaTAATTTATAGCTGTGTTAAAGTGGTTACCCTTACTGAGATATAATCGTTAGGCATACATTGCATAGTTGAATATATGTCATATTAATTTTACCTAATATTGTGATCTCCACTGTGTATCACTATTTATATACTTCTGCTCTTGATAGAGGAAAAGTTGCAATAGAAAAATCTTTCCTCTAGTATACATTGGAAAAAGATGAAACATGCTAATGTAGCATAGACGGTAAAGTCGgtcaatatttttatatatttgggACTCATTGATGGCAGATCTATGACAAACCATTGCGCACTAAGGCTCTTTCCATAGTTCATTCCTGTATATCTATGCTGGGGGTTATGAGTGGTGTGTACAAGGTACTTTCTTCATCCTTACCATCTTGGATGGTCAATGTGAACATTTGTTCCCCTTTTGTGAACATAAGAATAGAATGTGCAGTAATTTCTTGCTGTTCAGACAGAAACAAGTGCATTGATGTTACCGTTGGTCAAAACTTGGATGGTCGAGTTTTCTTCCATTCTAAAGAACCCAGTGCAATCTGAAGATCCAGAGGATTGGAGTATCAGAATGGAGGTATTATGtctaaatatatttatctttgCATATTTTCAACCTGAGTCTGCAGTCACTTGTCATCTTCTATTCCACTTTCAGGCTTTAAAGTGCTTGAGTCAATTTGTTCAGAACTTCCCAAGCCTGGCAGAAAGCCAGTTCATGGGTAATTTTACTGCATCTTCTTTGATCTTAAGTTAACATTTCTGCTACTATTTATTAGACTAAAGCAGGACTGTTTTTTCAGAGATTCTGGTACCATTATGGCAAACATTTGTGTCATCTCTTGGTGTATATGAACGATCATCAATTGAAGGACTCGAAGATGCATATGAAGGAAGATATGATTCTGATGGTTCAGAGACAAGCCTTGAGTCCTTCATCATCCAAGTAAGAAGTTACTCTGTATTTATACGTGCTCTTTTCATTTACTGTCTTATAACCTTTATCTTTTCCGGTTCTGCAGTTGTTTGAGTTTCTGCTAACTATTACTGGTAGTAAAAAGTTTGTGAAGGTAAGTTCTAAAATACTCCAGTTAATGCATGAGATTAATGCCACCTTGTAATCACCTGCCAGAAATTCTCTTTTCAGGCATTTGGAAGTAGTATCAAAGACTTGGTATACTATTCTATTGCTTTCATGCAAACTACTGAACAACAAGTTACGTAATGTCTTATTTTCTACCATCCTATCATCATACAATCTCCTTTATTATCTTATATGCTTACACGTGCCAATATCTTGATCCAGGTCCACGCTTGGTCCCTGGATGCTAATCAGTATGTTGCTGATGAAGATGAAAATACTTATAGCTGCCGTGTTTCGGGTATCTGATTCACTCCTTTGCTATCCCTTTTATCATTGTCTCACAGTCATTTCCTAAGTAAATTCTAGCACTAGTTACTGGAGAAAGTAGAGCACAAATTTAGATATGGCAATTCTTTTCACAGGCTCTCTTTTGTTGGAAGAGATTGTAATATCTTGTGAAAATGAGGGAGTTTATGCTATATTAAATGCTGCTAAACAAAGGATTGACGAGTCTCAGCAGGAGAAGGCCAAAGGCTCTGCTGATTGGTGGAGGGTATGCCTGAGTAAACTTTATATACTTCTGTATGGATTATGTTTCCTTTAATAATATCCATTTGGACTCCTTTAATTCTAGTTTAtagattttgttatttatatgaAACATAAATTTTGGCAGATGAAGGAGGCCACTCTGTTTGCTTTGTCTTCTGTGTCAGAACAATTGCTGGAATCCGAggttaataatatttttttttagttttacccagataaaataataatggcTATATCTGatacttttgagttttttcaTCTCTAAAGTACAATATCTTGTCTGTTTATGACTTTATTCCCTCAGGTTTCTGGCCCTTCTGGAGTCAATATTGGGAACCTTCTCGAGCAAACTTTGACAGAAGACATGGCAGCAGGTAGAGTTTTTTGCTATTTATGCTGTTGCTTATTTCATGTCGTGAACATATAGAGCCTAGCTCAACCAGTACCCACACCCGTTGAACACATGGGCCCACTGAAGGGGCTTTTGGGAATAAGGAGGTCTTAGGTTTAAGCACCGTTTCGAGCGTGCCCCAATATCCCCGGAGAGTTGCCTGGAGCTATTCTTTGTGGGGTTGACATTGGCTGGTGCCAAAAAGGCACCTggtattaattgattgatatatTGTTGTGCAGGTGTACATGAATTTCCTTTTCTCTTTGCTCGTATGTTTTCAACAATTGCTAAATTCTCATCTGTGGTAACTATCAAGATTATTCATGTATCTCATGTCACTCTCTTAAGAGCAATATTCACATTTGTGCCTCTTTTATCTACAGATTAACCATTTTGTTATTGATCATCTTCTCTATGCGGCTATCCAGGCAATAGGCATGGATGTGTAAGCTCCTATCTTTATtctattaacttaaaaaaaaacatatttcatttcatttgtaTTTGGATGATTACTTTGATCaagattataattttaatttatagacCCGCGCCTGTCAAGGTCGGCGCATGTAATGCACTCTCCCAACTTTTACCTGACACCAATAGAGCAATACCGCAGCCTCATATATTGGCCCTGTTTTCATCACTTACAGAACTCCTTAAGCAGGTAAAGTTACATTTCAGTTTTCTTATCAATGATGAATGAAATTAGTCTATTATTTAATGTACGATACTTTGCAGGCATCTGATGAGACAATGCATCTTGTCCTTGAGACACTGCAAGCGGCTGTTAAGGCAGGTTGGTGTTGTATAGGgattgatatgatcccacatcgcccaagtatgggattggttggtggtttttATAAGCCTaagtgtcccctcctccttttagctagcttttgggagtgagttctacacttagtttatggcatgatgcgagcctattatgggatgggttcgtatcaattggtatcagagccagccCTACCTTTCGAGGTTCCAACGCTCGGAGTGGTGAcctatggagtggtggcttggacccaaggagaagggtgccaattgtgaccaacatagccgtgaccaacgaggatgttggctcttcaaagggtggggtttgatatgatcccacatcgcccaagtatgggattggttggtggtttataagcctaagTGTCCCCTcttcctttgagctagcttttgggagtgagttctacacttagtttatggcatgatgcgagcctattatgggatgggttcgtatcaggGATCTAGTCATGTTTCAACAATTCAAattattttacaattttcatgTGTGGGAATTGCTCATTGTAGGCCATGAAGCTGCATTGTCCATAGAGCCTGTAATTTCTCCTATTATACTTAACATGTGGGCTATGCATGTTTCTGACCCTTTCATAAGCATTGATGCACTTGAGGTTCTCGAGGTAATTTGCTTAAACAAATGGTGATGAGTGTGTTTTATCTAAAAAGAGTAGGATTTTGCAAGTTGATTTGGTTATAGAAGGCTTGTCGTTAATAATTTTAATTCCATAACAGGCAATAAAAAACGCTCCTGGGTGTGTTCATCCTCTTGTTTCACGTGTTTTGCCATACTTGAGGCCTATCCTCGACAAAGTAAGTCTTTTTAATATTCTTCATCGGTTGCTTAGTTTTGACATCCATTGCTAGTTGATAAGTTGCTTTTTGTTAATCCCATTGCTTTTCTCAGCCGCAACAGCAGCCTGATGGTTTAGTTGCTGGTTCTTTGGATCTTCTGACGATGTTACTCAAGGcatgttataaattatatataataagattTCCTGCAAACtcctcttttattttttctctgaCTTGTTGGTTCGTACTGTTATGTCTAGAACGCTCCTATTGATGTGGTAAAAGCAGTTTATGAAGTCTGTTTCGATCCAGTTGTGCGTACAGTTCTTCAGAGTGACGACCACGGTGAAATGCAGGTCATAAGTTTATCTCGATCTTTAACTTCAGTAATATGCTTCCCTCTTTTAAAGAGACTCTTTTAGGTGCATTTTTAGCTTTATATCTCATCCTTGACTTATTATATGGTGAGCTTGCGCAGTTGTGCTACATTCAAATAGCCCCAATAAGTGTTCTGCGAGAAAAGAGAGGCTGACATCGTTTCTTTGTATGTAAATTCTAGAATGCAACTCAATGCCTTGCTGCTCTTGTCTCTGGTGGAAAGCAAGAAATGCTCGCATGGAGTGGTGATCCTGGTTTTACCATGAGATGTCTGCTAGACGTAGcttcaaggttttttttttgtattatcatGATTTCTTTTTAGGTAATGATCATCTTAAAGACATCTAATCTTCTTGCTTGTTTGCTTGGGGAACTTAATTATTCGATAGGCTTCTTGATCCAGATCTAGAGAGCTCGGGATCCCTTTTTGTTGGAAATTATATTTTGCAACTTATTCTACATTTATCCTCGCAAATGGCACAACATATTAGAGACCTTGTTGTTGCTCTTGTTAGGCGAATGCAGTCCTGCCAAATTGCTGGATTGCGAAGTTCATTACTGCTTATTTTTGCAAGACTGGTAATGATACAATCTAAAGCGATGTTAGATAAATTCAAGATGATACAAATTAAAATCATGTTGTGTCTATTATTAAGTGCCTTTTCTTTCCTCTCAATGATACAGGTTCACATGAGTGCACCACATGTTGAACAATTTATAAACTTGCTCATCACTATCCCCACTGAAGGCCATACTAATGCCTTGCATTATGTTATGTCAGAATGGACTAAGCAGCAAGGCAAGTAATCTGATTGTAATATATTCCTTACATCATACCTGATACCTGATATTTAGCACTaagttaatataaaagttattgCTAGTTACAAGTAGTGATCAACAACATGCCTAAAAATTTGTGTATTTGTCTTAAtagtgttaattttttttttaaaattacaacTTCGATTGAGTACAGGAGAAATTCAAGGGGCCTACCAGATTAAAGTGACAACCACAGCTTTGGCATTACTATTATCGACCAGGCATGTCGAGTTTGGAAGCATCAATGTCCAAGGTCATTTAATGAAGGTTTGTTGATCTACTATTTGCCTCGTAAGTTACTCTTCGCcaactaaaacatttttttttcctttttaagtcCTCTGCAGGGATTACCACTCGTTCAAAAGCCAAAGTTACTCCTGATCAGTGGACATCGATTTCACTTCCTGCAAAGGTTTTTACTTGTCTGGTTTATATgaatattatgttatatttagaAATTTGCTTGTATCTGACAAATATGTTATATTCTCGTGGCAACATAGATTCTTAGTATATTGGCAGATGTCTTGCTTGAGATTCAAGAACAAACTCTAGAAGATGACAATCAGGTAGTATTTTATATACTGCTTTTGGATTTCGGTAAAAACACTGCTATCTGTATTCTGTATTAATTATAACGACACAATATTCTGCTCATGCAGGATAGTGATTGGGAAGAAGTTGAAGCAGGAGATGCCGAAATTGAGCAAGATTTGCTTTATTCAGCCGGCGCTACATCCTACAGCAGACCTTCACATGGTTATCTAGACGCCATGGCAAAAGCCTTTAATGAGGTCTGCACCACCACCTCTATATTAAACAGAATATCTTGTCATTAAActgatttttttgtttattatgcaGGATGAAGATGATGGTTATGATGATGACCTACTAAGTGCTGCTGACCCACTCAACGAGGTTTACTAAGCAAAATTTATACTTCTATAAAGATTTCATTACAAGCAAATTGATCCCATAGTTGTACCTAGTTATATCATCATCAAAGTTCGTTTTCTGTTTCACAGATTAACCTGGCAAGTGATATCTCCACCTTCATTCGTGAGTTCTCTCAGGGAGACCAACCTCTTTTTAACCATCTTAGCCAGGTCTTaaaagtttgtttatttttctttttcctgcATGGCCTTTTAACATGTAACTTGCTCTAATGTTTCCATGGAACCTTGCAGAGTTTAACACAGGCTCAGAAAAAAGCTGTACAAATGGTCTTGAGCCGGTAAGATTCATCACTGTATCATCAATAGAAGAACTTTCATTTGTATGTAATATTCCATTTGGGTGGATAACGTAACATCCGAGTTTGTACATTACGGGTTTTTTCGTCTTCATTTTTGTTTCTCTACCCCCGTCTTTTTTATGGTATTTTCTTTGCGTTGGTGATGCAGACTGCAGAGTGCTagtgttttttagtttataaaatgcATACACTCGAAGGCCATTATCTATTTCTTTAGGTCTATATTATACGTATTTCCCAGGGAGGAATTCTTTCAATCTAAACTGGATATTAAATTGGAATTTCTGGTTTGCTCTTCATTTTATATCCAACTCGGCTCATTTGTCACACTAGAGATATAAATATAACCTTGAATTTATAGATGAGTAAATGCCTTGTTGTAGCAACTAGCAATACTAATAACAAGATGAACTAAATGAATTTACTCATTTATAGATGAGTAAATGCCTTGGTGTAGCAAATACCATCGAAGATGAACTAAAGGGGTAAACGAAATGGAAGGTTATCTTTGTCCAAGTGATGTCATTTTAACTTAAGAgagattttcaaaaaacttGGATTAGGGGTAAACACCATGGCCTCTATTGACTGAGGTCATGGTTCGATCGTCATCCCAtgtaaaggttggagggtcttttctatcatttaggtagaaatgGAAGCAGCCTTTTTACTtaagtagaggtaaggtctgcttacattttaacctccccatacataTTGGGCTCAAAATCCGCAGAAGATGCCACTGAGCAAATTTCTTTTAgagattttcaaaaagggaaatgatataatCATTCTAACTAAACAACCTGATAATTCTTTTAACTATAGATACCACAACATTTtgctgaaagacataaggggcATTAAATGTCTTTATGTCTAATTGGGCTAAATTCTAAGGACATTTAAGAGAATTACCATTAGCTCatttcaattcatagcacaattTGTTGGAAATATTGTCACCGTCACTTTCATCTTACGTACCTACAGTTACGACTTAAATCTCGACCACATATAACCCTACTTTTATTACGAGTACATTTTACACATGTCCAACAAATTGAGTTTGAACCAAACAAGACCAGTAGATCACGGCGTCAACGTCACTTAATCACTTTCATCTCACATACATATGAGTTTAAAGTTTGAGTACTTAAGATCTATAACGTGTTTCCATCTCATTTCATTTTAATCATACTAACTTCTTGTATACataaaccaactgggttggatcagtggttgaaGCTCATGCTtctagaaacagaggtcatgggttcaattctcatgcccagcaaggctggaggtccttttctacctatggtaaaacctggaagcagcctctctacctttggtaggggtaaggctgtctacatatcaacctcccccatacaccgtcgaagacggtattgggacccaaaacccgtggaagacggtattgagagttactttactttacttttttttaactttttgtatacatacatcaataatattttatattataaagcagattccatttttagtttcaacatttactttcctaaaatgtctcttctatcaattttatattaccaaacacccaTTCTCacttttcaaatctcaaccaattatttttttagctctcctccataaatcatttatttctccaattcattcaaaatcttttatctcacaaaccgtacattgataaattataaaaattatatggttgttcttaaaatttcatgctctttcattagagatgtcatccGATATACTTtgaacgaatttttaaatccgatggcggaacccatacggttaaggcatttggctatcacactttatgacctatcaccccaccatctcaccgccgcaacacgcgggtacttactctcgtcaATAATAATAGATTAATAATTTGTTCTCAAAGTACCCaatattagttaataaatatatcttaaaaaaacaatattttataacgtgttgttttattaatatataagtgTATTAAACATTAACATagatgtataaataaaagtccATATTTACTATTAAATTGTTAAATACTTATAAAGGTTATAAGCTGTATAAATCACAAACTTGTCGGATTACTCACCAATCCAACTAAAGCTTTACATGGCAATTGATTTTGGCCCTCcccaaaaaaattaaagttccgccccatgtttatttttaaataataaagggAACGATGAATCTAAGAATATTTTACGACCATTAATTGAACaaaaatctaaaagtaattattatatctttttaatagcttattgaccaatcataattctcaattttatcaaattaaattatgatgatgtcatcattgaTCTATCTATAATTTATCATTAATAGTTGATTAAATTGTCTCTTTACGTAATAAGAGATATACATGAACTAAAGATTTATTTacaacaaataattaaataaattagtaGCCAACATAAATCGCAATACAATACGTAAGAGATATTTATAAAGGGCAAaagatttataatataataaatatttagatAAGCTAGCTAAGCTTACaattataatcttattttaatcttaatctatactataaaaaaattgaactaatgactaaattaaaaatcttaataataattatccaaatatattattatatttatatttataataatttgtagaaaaagtcttattaatttatacttttttgtttttcataaaaaatttacactttttagccctcaatacttaatttatatttttaaccatcaacttgtgaggatttttttaaaattttctaaatttaaaaagttacaaaaagtatttatatttaattttttaaagttacaattgtcactcaaatcaaggtcctaattgttattaaaaaaagtgaaaacaatcataattgttatctaattatcataagacaggtgattgaaaatgaGTCCGCATCATGAccacatacatatacttgaatgtcaagtacaagatgacaagtatagttatattttaattcctaattatattttcataataatattatattatgagtataactggtttcaaaacTTCTATGATAgggaaattattgtagcatttgccttgtggaatgactatgtcaaacaattccatcaatatgtctcagctaataatgaagGTGACGAACACgcgattattgtactacaacttgcacattataacacttagaaccgtatatcttcaaaattataagattttata includes these proteins:
- the LOC122578372 gene encoding importin-9; this translates as MVNMMDQDQQWLINSLSATLDTNQQARSFAEASLNQASLQPGFGSALSKIAANRGLPLGSRQLAAVLLKQFVKKHWQEDEDGFEHPVVSVEEKAVIRGLLLLSLDDPHRKICTAISMAVASVAHHDWPDEWPDLFPFLMKLINDQSNTNAVNGALRCLALVCADLDDKLVPRIIPVLFPCLHAIVSSPQIYDKPLRTKALSIVHSCISMLGVMSGVYKTETSALMLPLVKTWMVEFSSILKNPVQSEDPEDWSIRMEALKCLSQFVQNFPSLAESQFMEILVPLWQTFVSSLGVYERSSIEGLEDAYEGRYDSDGSETSLESFIIQLFEFLLTITGSKKFVKAFGSSIKDLVYYSIAFMQTTEQQVHAWSLDANQYVADEDENTYSCRVSGSLLLEEIVISCENEGVYAILNAAKQRIDESQQEKAKGSADWWRMKEATLFALSSVSEQLLESEVSGPSGVNIGNLLEQTLTEDMAAGVHEFPFLFARMFSTIAKFSSVINHFVIDHLLYAAIQAIGMDVPAPVKVGACNALSQLLPDTNRAIPQPHILALFSSLTELLKQASDETMHLVLETLQAAVKAGHEAALSIEPVISPIILNMWAMHVSDPFISIDALEVLEAIKNAPGCVHPLVSRVLPYLRPILDKPQQQPDGLVAGSLDLLTMLLKNAPIDVVKAVYEVCFDPVVRTVLQSDDHGEMQNATQCLAALVSGGKQEMLAWSGDPGFTMRCLLDVASRLLDPDLESSGSLFVGNYILQLILHLSSQMAQHIRDLVVALVRRMQSCQIAGLRSSLLLIFARLVHMSAPHVEQFINLLITIPTEGHTNALHYVMSEWTKQQGEIQGAYQIKVTTTALALLLSTRHVEFGSINVQGHLMKSSAGITTRSKAKVTPDQWTSISLPAKILSILADVLLEIQEQTLEDDNQDSDWEEVEAGDAEIEQDLLYSAGATSYSRPSHGYLDAMAKAFNEDEDDGYDDDLLSAADPLNEINLASDISTFIREFSQGDQPLFNHLSQSLTQAQKKAVQMVLSR